The Brachyhypopomus gauderio isolate BG-103 chromosome 17, BGAUD_0.2, whole genome shotgun sequence genome includes a window with the following:
- the adpgk2 gene encoding ADP-dependent glucokinase: MAIELRSGLKYGTVLSVAMVLFAYWFRPPHSVLDERLDAVLSSLLRAERKVGVNDVARPRVAIGFGGCVDIIVDGVTLLNKMGLRPADRPLHHDYIENAEQLSQSFAYFFAPGAASERFVLNDTLFSDLVEASRELPGNRWSIGGNAPVMASRMAGEGCDVLLGGSFSTDFNDILSPHITVAGNTVEEPDIHLILEYPSGTTWGQYTSRRANRYIIHSDDHNPYLDSMEEFEKKLQSFKPDLLVVGGLQMMDNFPFKQGEREELLTHLARLLSSSSPRTSVHFEMASFVDEHLLWDLLRLVIPHADSLGMNEQELPNLLGLFRGTNVTVLSDPNPRVATVLDQMRELYRLVNRRQREAGGGRPLSRLHVHTLAFQAIIVTRGSRWKNTMSATAKASLTANRHVCGSADIDPSKARLIMDESFSVSRREGSQRIPLQETRPVSCWLEDDYEICVAPVLVCTEVYQTAGGGDNISAAGLVLQI, encoded by the exons ATGGCCATTGAGCTGCGCTCTGGTTTAAAATATGGAACCGTTTTATCCGTTGCAATGGTTCTGTTTGCATACTGGTTCCGCCCGCCTCATTCAGTGCTGGATGAAAGACTCGACGCTGTGCTGTCATCTCTGCTTCGTGCTGAGCGTAAAGTGGGAGTAAATGACGTCGCCCGACCAAGAGTGGCCATAG GTTTTGGTGGCTGTGTGGACATCATTGTGGATGGCGTGACCCTGCTGAACAAGATGGGCCTGCGGCCAGCTGATCGACCTCTGCACCATGACTACATTGAGAATGCAGAGCAGCTTTCCCAGAGCTTCGCCTACTTCTTCGCCCCGGGAGCGGCGTCAGA GAGGTTCGTGCTGAACGACACACTCTTCAGTGATCTAGTGGAGGCCTCCCGAGAGTTGCCAGGTAACCGCTGGTCGATAGGGGGCAACGCGCCGGTCATGGCCAGCAGGATGGCGGGTGAAGGCTGTGACGTGCTGCTCGGGGGAAGCTTCAGCACCGACTTTAACGACATTCTCTCGCCGCACATTACGG TGGCAGGTAACACGGTAGAAGAACCAGACATCCACCTGATCCTGGAGTACCCATCTGGGACCACTTGGGGGCAGTACACCTCCCGAAGGGCCAACAG GTACATTATCCACAGTGATGACCACAACCCCTACCTGGACTcgatggaggagtttgagaagaaGCTACAGAGCTTTAAGCCAGACCTGCTTGTGGTGGGAGGTCTTCAGATGATGGACAACTTCCCCTTTAAGCAAG GAGAGCGGGAGGAGTTGCTCACACACCTGGCCAGGCTgctgtcctcctcctccccccggACCAGCGTCCATTTTGAAATGGCCAGCTTTGTGGACGAGCACCTGCTGTGGGACCTGCTTCGCTTGGTGATCCCCCACGCCGACTCGCTGGGCATGAACGAGCAGGAGCTGCCCAACCTCCTGGGCCTGTTCCGTGGCACCAACGTGACCGTGCTGTCCGACCCCAACCCTCGCGTGGCCACCGTCCTGGACCAGATGCGTGAGCTCTACCGTCTGGTGAACCGGCGGCAGCGGGAGGCCGGCGGGGGACGTCCCCTCAGCAGACTCCACGTGCACACGCTGGCCTTCCAGGCCATCATCGTCACACGCGGCTCCCGCTGGAAGAACACCATGTCGGCCACGGCCAAGGCCTCGCTCACGGCCAACCGCCACGTTTGTGGCTCGGCGGACATCGACCCCAGCAAGGCTCGCCTGATCATGGACGAGTCGTTCTCGGTGAGCAGGAGGGAGGGCAGCCAGAGGATCCCCCTGCAGGAAACCCGGCCCGTGTCCTGCTGGCTGGAGGACGACTACGAGATCTGTGTGGCTCCGGTGCTGGTGTGCACGGAGGTGTATCAGACCGCTGGCGGAGGGGACAACATCTCTGCCGCTGGCCTTGTTCTGCAGATCTGA
- the psma3 gene encoding proteasome subunit alpha type-3, with product MSSIGTGYDLSASTFSPDGRVFQVEYAMKAVENSSTAIGIRCKDGVVFGVEKLVLSKLYEEGSNRRIFNIDRHVGMAVAGLLADARSLSEVAREEASNFRSNYGHDIPLKHLADRVAMYVHAYTLYSAVRPFGCSFILGSYDEDDGPQLYMVDPSGIAYGYWGCAIGKAKQAAKTEIEKLQMKDMTCRELVKEVAKIIYIVHDEVKDKTFELELSWVGEVTKGRHELVPKDIKEEAEKYAKESLEEDDDSDEDNM from the exons ATGAGCTCCATCGGGACCGGG TATGATTTGTCTGCCTCCACCTTTTCACCGGATGGCCGGGTATTTCAAGTTGAATATGCCATGAAGGCAGTTGAAAACAGCAG CACAGCAATTGGAATCCGCTGCAAAGACGGAGTGGTGTTTGGAGTGGAGAAGTTGGTTCTGTCCAAACTGTATGAGGAGGGTTCCAACAGGCGCATCTTCAACATCGATCGTCATGTTGGAATG GCTGTGGCAGGGCTATTAGCCGATGCCAGATCTCTCTCTGAGGTGGCCAGGGAGGAGGCCTCGAACTTCCGTTCCAACTATGGGCATGACATTCCTCTTAAG CATTTGGCCGACAGAGTTGCCATGTATGTTCACGCTTACACGTTATACAGTGCTGTTCGTCCGTTTGGCTGCAG TTTCATCCTTGGATCttatgatgaagatgatggtcCTCAGCTCTACATGGTGGACCCATCAGGGATTGCATAC GGTTACTGGGGCTGTGCCATTGGAAAAGCAAAGCAGGCTGCTAAAACGGAAATCGAGAAGCTTCAG ATGAAAGATATGACATGCAGAGAGCTTGTAAAGGAGGTGGCAAAAAT CATCTACATTGTACATGATGAGGTGAAAGACAAAACTTTTGAGTTGGAGCTCAGCTGGGTCGGAGAAG TCACAAAAGGAAGACATGAGCTTGTCCCTAAGGACATCAAAGAGGAGGCTGAGAAATATGCTAAA GAATCGCTGGAAGAGGATGATGACTCTGACGAGGACAACATGTAA